Within the Carassius auratus strain Wakin unplaced genomic scaffold, ASM336829v1 scaf_tig00020840, whole genome shotgun sequence genome, the region TGTGTGTTAAACCCTAGTGTGCTGCCTGTGTAGTGCAGTCTAAGTAGGCAGCGGGAGCGGGGCGTGTTCTGAGGCGCGTCGCGCGCGGTGCACTGTGGGCTGCTGGAGGAGCGCAGGGTCAGAGTGACGCGATCATGGCGGCGGTGTGTTTCTCCTTGAGCCGCTGCTGCGCCGTGGGTCCCCGAGCCTCGATCACGGTGAGGACAGCACGACATATATATGTGATATTAATATAGCTGATCGATAACTGAGGATGAGTTTGACAGAGCCAGACCACTGCGATCATACACAGATTATTGTATCTGCGATCTTTACTGAGGTTATGAAATGCTGATGTTTCTTATTAAACAGTGCTGTTTCAGTCACTATGATGTGACATGTTTAATAGTTTAGCTGTTATATTTCATCAGTGTGTGTGGATCACGTGGAACATTTAGCTTCTGATTAAGAGTGTTTTATAGTAACTGTGTTTAAACTTGTGCGCAACattggaatatcgcataaaacTTGCGTTTTTCATAATTAATCGAATTTCTAACCGCGATTACAATTATAAATACCACAATTGCGTAATCGTTCAAAGCGGCTATTAATCATCCAAAGtccagtttttttctttctgtgtgtcATCTTAGgggtttttaattgttttagtttcagtacaatattataataacattaatatttttactgcTTTATCATTTAAATTAGAAACCAATCGGATATAATGTTGACGTTTGAGgctaatactatagaaaagcactaaaggttTTTTAGTTTGAGTGTgctcagcttgtttattttcatataaaaatacagcatgcagttgcatcaaactaTGAGATTGGTCcagttttattttgaatcatcACAAAGTCAAATCTATTTTGATTCGCAGTAAGGAAATTATTCAGTAAAATGTTTCCATCGTAGTTAATGAGCATGTTTTCTTATCAGGGAAAAACATTTATCCAACTTAGTTGagtgaataaatttttttatgtgcatttttagaatttatgcaCATCTTGGCGTTTCCATCCAGTGTGTTTTTAAATGCGATATCCCAAATGCTAACAGAAGTAGGTGTATGTAACCAGAGCTAGTGATGTGATGAGGGTGTAGTTCCGCCGGTGGACACTagaggtgtgtgtctgtgctctgattggtcaggcGGTGCGCTTCGCTCAGACGGCGGCCGCTGCGGCGGTTCAGCCCAGGATCAAGAAGTTCCAGATCTACCGCTGGGATCCGGATCGCGCCGGGGACAAACCTCGCATGCAGACGTACGACATCGACCTGAACACGTGAGTGGAGCCGTCCGTCCGTCCGCTCCGGAGCCCGGCGCTCTCTAGATCTGCTCTGAGCGTCTGTTGTGTGTTTCAGCTGCGGCCCGATGGTTCTGGACGCGCTCATCAAGATCAAGAACGAGATGGACGGCACGCTGACCTTCAGACGCTCCTGCAGAGAGGGTGAGCTGACCGTCCGCTTGAGCTGTGTCTGATGAGGCTTGGCTTCTGAGACGCTTCTGTCTGCAGGAATCTGTGGATCGTGTGCGATGAACATCAACGGAGGAAACACTCTGGCCTGTCTGAACAAGATTGACACTAACACCAGCAAGGTGACCAAGATCTACCCGCTGCCGCACATGTATGTGGTCAAAGACCTGGTGCCCGTGAGTATCCCGCTCCAGACTAACACACACCTCCAGAACTGAGTCTCCGTCTCATCTCTTTACAGTCCTTCCACCCATACGCCCAAACAAATACACCTATTATTACCATCTAGTGATATCAGGGGATAGCAAACACTCCTcagtgtaaaatattatattgtgaTAAATATTGTTAAGGGTgtgcaatatatatttaaacactaTATTGTCTAATTTTACAAATATAGTAGTCAGCTGTATCGATAAAGTATCGAGATAtcattttttaatcaatattagCTTTAAGCGAGTCGCGCAGTTTCCTTCCAATTTTGGCACATAACCATTATATCAAACCTTGCTGTTGTTTTATGGGAATATttagggtatatttgtagaaacagacaacaatacactgtgtgagtcacaattatacatttatcttttatgccaaaaatcattaggatattaagatcatgttcatgaagatatttagtagatttaaaaacgtaatgtttgatcagtaatatgaATAGTTAAGAGCTTCATCTGAACAGTATGTAGATGTGTTCGCTCCCTCAGATCTCAGACTGTTGTCCCTGGTTGTTTCTGACTCTGTGGGGATTGGTTTGGGCCGGTCCTGGTGTGATCGTGTCTGTCTCCTGCAGGACATGAGTAACTTCTACGCTCAGTACAAGTCCATCGAGCCCTTCCTGAAGAAGAAGGACGAGTCCAGACAGGGACAGGAGCAGTACCTGCAGAGCGTGGAGGACCGGCAGAAgctggtaacacacacacacacacacacacgacagggctcacgagtgtgtgtgtgtgtgtgtgacctgtgtgtgtgtgtctccgtcAGGACGGTCTGTACGAGTGTATCCTGTGCGCCTGCTGCAGCACCAGCTGTCCCAGCTACTGGTGGAACGGAGACAAGTATCTGGGTCCAGCCGTCCTCATGCAGGTGAGGAGATGAgcctgatctcacacacacacacacacacactcctcctgaCGCTGTGTGTCTGTCTGGAGCAGGCGTACCGCTGGATGATCGACTCTCGGGACGATTACACCGAGGAGAGGCTCTCGCAGCTGCAGGACCCCTTCTCTCTGTACCGCTGTCACACCATCATGAACTGCACCAGGACCTGTCCCAAGGTCAGACGCACGCCTCCATCAGGCCTCGCTCAGATGATGTCAGTGTGTTCCTCACCTGCTTCTCCTCCCGCAGGGTCTGAATCCAGGCAAAGCCATCGCTGAGATCAAGAAGATGATGGCCTCCTACAAACAGAAGAAGACGGCGTCCGCGTGAACACCGggctccatcatcatcatcatcatcatcagatgaAGAGTGAGAGCGTATTATCACtccatggacacacacacacggacgtATGAAGGGTTCTCTGTTAGATCTTCAGATCTGCTGTATATTAGAGTAATGCATGTCTTCATTTCTACATTACCAAGTGTTTTCCTCAAGTCTCATTAAGAGTCTTCCTCATCTTACAGTGATAATAAAGTGATTATAAACTCACGTTCTGGGAATGGTCCTTTTCAAACACATTTGAGTCTTATTTCCagcttttataaataataatagtaattcgTGTTTTTATAAACACTTATGAAGGAGGCCAAAGCTTTTCTTTTACTATCCAATACAGTTCCTGcctaaaaattttaaattacaaattttattgGGGCATTAACAAAGTGTTTTTAATTCAATACCATACCTAAGTACATCTTTCATGCATCTGCGCTTACTTTGAGAAACTTTACTTCATATCATACTTTTTTTAATCCACTATAAAAAAACATGGAACTGAAGAAATAAACTGGGGATGTGATGAAACTGATTTTCAAACTAACGAACAGACATCTGATTAATGTGCCTTATAAGCGTTTAATATCGTGTGTTTAGTTTTCTAAAGATAAATTAGAGTCATATTCACGGTTTGGGATGAGGTTTCACGTTCCTGTGGGCGGGACGTGGGGAGGGGCCATGGGCGGGGCTTTGAGTGGTGGGCGGAGCCATGGGCGGAGCGACTCTGGAACTTCAGACACGCAGAGATCTGAGCATCACTCCAGGAATAAAGGACTGATTTACAGGTGGGCAGATTCTTTCTAAAAGCTCTATATAAGGTATTCAGTGTAAACATCTGTCCTCAAAGGGAGTGTGCTAAGTGAAATGTGTGTCTTCATGACTTAAATGAGTTCAGTCAGTCCATGTGTTACTAAAAACGGTTAATGTGGgttaaaatgttaatacatttttaattattaactatatttaatattaaattaacttattGTTATTTCTACACATTGATCAGTCGGTCAGTTAGTAAAATCTGCTGACTTTAGTAATCTTTGTTCTATTATGTTCCAATACTGACCGTTCAGAAATAGAAAAACATGACTTTTCAAGTTTTTTCTCCAAAGTTTGCAGGCCTGTAACTCATGGAGCATTAGCTATATAATAATGAGCTTTTAGGTATTGGGTCTTAACAAGCTTTTCTTTTGATAATGGAATTGGAATATGAATATGGCTCCAGGAGTTTTCAATGGTCGAAAAACAAATGTGGGTTAATTTGCAAAAATATCATGCTTcagaaaacatgaattaaaatgaaaaagattttttATGGTGCGTCGTCAGAGGACATGTTCAGATCCGATATGTGGTGAtgaactagttacatgtaacacaATTACTAACAATTTCCTgttctgaaattatttatttatatgatttattttttaagattaacagTTTTTCCCCAATGCATTATTAGATTCCAGTGTTTCCTGTCGATTTGATTTCCAAAACAGTATCATATCTACTAAActacaacttgtgattttaatggtttttaaCCTCAATCTCAAAGCAAAAAAGAGGCACTAAAGTCAGAATGTTTTccgtgctttaaaatgaaatgttttatgatcataattcaagtgatgaaggatttccTGAACCCTGCATGCTTTAAATGCTTCACAATCATTAACAGCTGGAATCATTCGTTACAAGTTTAGAAAAGTAGTaagttacattaataaattaactgaaatagTTACTCTACTTGTTTTATCAAGTATCATGGTGGAGTATA harbors:
- the LOC113076629 gene encoding succinate dehydrogenase [ubiquinone] iron-sulfur subunit, mitochondrial, with translation MAAVCFSLSRCCAVGPRASITAVRFAQTAAAAAVQPRIKKFQIYRWDPDRAGDKPRMQTYDIDLNTCGPMVLDALIKIKNEMDGTLTFRRSCREGICGSCAMNINGGNTLACLNKIDTNTSKVTKIYPLPHMYVVKDLVPDMSNFYAQYKSIEPFLKKKDESRQGQEQYLQSVEDRQKLDGLYECILCACCSTSCPSYWWNGDKYLGPAVLMQAYRWMIDSRDDYTEERLSQLQDPFSLYRCHTIMNCTRTCPKGLNPGKAIAEIKKMMASYKQKKTASA